AGGGCTACGAGTCCGACATCTATATCAAGTGGCGCGTCGAAGGCACGGAAGGTGTGGCCCAGGGCACCATCGGCTGGCCCGACTATCCGAAAGGCTCGCCCTCGACCCTGCGCTACTGCTCGAAGAAGGCGACCGGCGGCAAGTGGGTGCAGCCCACCTGGTCGACCATGTGGTTCCCCAATGCCTTCAAGGGCGTGATGGAGCAGCTGCAATATGCGCTCAAGACCAATACCCGGCCGCTGCTCGAAGGCCAGGACAATGTGAAGACCATGGCCCTGATCGAAGCCGGCTATCGCTCGATGGCCGAACGGCGCGCCGTGCGCCTCGACGAATTCCACATCTGAACCGCACCATCATCGGAGGAGGATAACCCATGATCCAGGTCGGTATTTTCTCAGGATACTTCCCCTACACGCTGAAAGAGCAGGCTCAGAAGATCCGGGCGCACGGCTTCAACACGGTGCAGCTCGACCTGGCGTTCAAGGACATCGACTTCTCGACGCCCGAATCGATCACCAAGGAAAAGGCCAAGACCGTCCGCGAGACCTTCCGCGATCACGATCTGCCGATCTGCTGCATCTCGGGCTACACCAACATCACTCACCCCAATCCGGCCGAGCGCAAGAAGCGCCTAGACTATCTCAAGGCGATCATCCGCAACGCGCGCAACTTCGGCTCGCCCTACGTCATCTCGGAAACCGGCACTTTCAATACGGAATCCGACTGGGTCGCCCATCCGAAGAACAAGACCGAGGAAGGCTTCCAGGAATGCAAGGCGGTGATCAAGGAGCTGTCGCAGATCGCCTATGACCATGGCGCGCAGTTCCTGCTCGAGACCTATGTGAACAATGTGGTGGGCTCGGTCGAAGAGACGGTCCGCCTGTTCGCCGAGGTCGACCATCCGGGCCTAGGGCTGCTGATGGATCCGACGAACTATTTCGAATCCCACAATATCGAGAAGATGGACGGGGTGCTGAAGCAGATCTTCGACACGCTGTCGGACAAGATCCGCATCTCCCATGCCAAGGACGTGAAGCGCTCGGGCGGCGACAAATCGGAGAAGCATGCCGATATCGACGCCTCGGAATCCCACACCTTCCGCGGCGTCGGCGAGATCGAGCTGCCGGCGCCGGGCCTGGGCTCGCTGAACTACGACTACTATCTGAAGCGCCTCAGCGAGAAGCACCCGAACATTCCGATCATCATCGAGCATCTCGACGAGACGGATGTGCCGCGGGCGAAGAAGTTCATCGACGGCCGCCTGCGCGCCAACGGCGTCTGATCGAGGGAAGGCGGCGGAGGCCGGCATCGTCGGGTGCTGGCCTCACGGTCCTTTCGCGTGCCCAAAGACTGGAACAGGCTTTCGAGGTCAGATCATGGTGCAGCTATTCGGCCGCTCCTATACCCGCCGCGAGGTGGCGGCCCATGCCGGCATGCTGTCGCAGTTCGCCGGCGTGCGGCTGATGACATTGGGCGACGGTGTCGAGCGCGACATCCGCATGCTCGAGTTCCGCACCGGCTCGGGCCTGCGCTTCACCGTGCTGCTGGACCGCGCCTTCGACGTGGCCGACTGCGAATATAAGGGCCAGGCCATCGGCTGGAACTCGCCGAGCGGCTTCCGCCATCCGGGCCTGCATGAATATGAGGGCGAGGGCGGGCTCGCCTGGCTGCGTTCGTTCTCGGGCCTGGTCGTGACCTGCGGACTCGACCACATCCTCTTCATGCATGAGGACAAGTCCGACCATTACCACTATGTCCATCGCAAGTCGGTCAACAGCTCGATCCATGGCCGTATCTCAACCACCCCCGGCAAGCTGATCGCTTATGGCGAGCAGTGGGACGGCGACGAATGCACCTTGTTCTGCGAGGGGGTGATCCAGCAGTCGGCGGTGTTCGGCGAGGATCTCCATCTGATCCGCCGCATCGAGGCGAAGCTGGGCGCCAGCGAGTTCACGATCCAGGACCGGGTCGTCAATCACGGCTTCTACCGCACGCCGCATATGTTCTGTTACCACATCAATATCGGCCATCCGGTGCTGTCGGAGGGCTCGCGCTATCTGGCGCCGGTCGCCCATACGGTCTGGGCCGCCCATGCCGAGGACTATAAGAAGCAGGAGGTCGGCTATCGCCGCCTGCCGGGACCGCGCCACAACTTCCATGAGCAGGTCTGGCAGCATGCGATGGCGGCCGACGCCGCGGGGCAGGTTCCCGTCGCCATCGTCAATGACGCGCTGGGGTTGGGATTCCTGGTCGAGACCAACAAGAACGAGTTCCCCTGCCAGTTCCAGTGGCAGAATTTCCAGGAAGGGCAGTATGCGATCGGCATCGAGCCCTCGACCAACCATGTCTATGGCAAGTCCTTCGCGCAGGAGCGCGGCGAGCTGATCTGGCTCGAGCATGGCGAGGAGAAGCGCTACAAGACCCGCTTTGCCGTTCTCGACGGCGCCCAGGCCCTTGCGGCCGCGGAGAAACGCATCACGGCCATCGCCAGGCAGCCCGACAGCGACTATCCGGATCCCAGCAACCGCTGGGATCCGATCGCCGGCCGTGGGAAGTCAGCGGGAGTTCCGGCATGACGCTCAAGGGCAAGACGGTTCTTTATACGGGGGCTGCGGGCGGCCTCGGCCATGACACCTCGATGGCTATGGCGGCCGCGGGTGCCCGCGTCATCGCGATCGACAGCGATCCGGTCAAGGCCGAGCGGCTCGCCAACTCGGCCAAGCATGCGGGACCGGGCTCGATTGTCCTGGAAGCCATCGATCTGAGCGATCTCAAGGGGCTTGCACGCCGTCTGGCGGAGATCGCGAAGCGTGAAGGCGGCTTCGATATCGTCATCAACAATGCCGCGATCTATCCTTCCAAGCCGTTCGAGCAGTACACGATCGAAGAGCATCAGGCCGTACAGCGCGTCAATGTCGATGCCGGCATCGTCTGCGTGCAGACGGCGCTGCCCGACATGAAGCACAAGGGCTGGGGCCGGATCGTCAATATTTCGAGCGTGACCTTCTATGGCGGTTGGGCGCTGCTCTCGCCCTATGTCGCCTCCAAGGCCGCGCTGGTCGGGCTGACCCGCGCCTGGGCGCGTGAGTTCGGGCCGCATGGCATCACGGTGAACGCCATCGCGCCGGGCGCCTTCCCGACCGATGCCGAGAAGATCCATCCCGATCCCGAGGGCTATACCCGCTTCGTGCTGGATCACCAGGCGCTCAAGCGGCGCGGCTCGGCGGCCGACATCGCCAATGCGATCCTGTTCCTCATCTCCGATCAATCCAGTTTCATCACCGGCCAGACGCTCAATGTCGATGGCGGCTGGGTGATGCATTAATCGACGCATACGAGGTTTCTACGATCATGGGTATTCTGACCGGCTATCGCGTTCTCGACTGCTCGATCGCCATGGCGGGGCCGTTCGCGGCCCAAAGGCTGGGCGATCTGGGCGCCGATGTCGTGAAGGTCGAACCGGTGACGGGCGAATGGCAGCGCCATGTCTCGGCGGGCGGCGCCAAGGGCAATCGCATCAACGTCTCCTTCCTCTCGCTCAACCGCAACAAGCGCTCGATTGCAGTCGATCTCAAATCGGCCGAGGGCAAGGCCGTTCTGATGGATCTGGTCAGGACCGCCGACGTGTTCCTGCAGAACTACCGTCCCGGCGTCGCCAAGCGGCTGGGCGTCGATTACGAGAGTCTCTCCAAGATCAACCCCAGGCTCATCTATGTCTCGATGTCGGGTTATGGCGAGACCGGTCCCTATATCAACAAGCCCGGCCAGGATCTGGTGCTGCAGGGTATGTCGGGCGCGATGCTGTCGGCCGGCCGGGAAGGCGAGGCGCCGACGCCGGCGGGCCAGTATTTGGTCGATGCCGTCACGGCCTATACGGCCTTCGAGGGCGCCCTGGCCGCGCTGCTTCATCGCGAGCGCACCGGCGAGGGGCAGCTGGTGACCGTCAACATGCTCGACGCCATCACCACCCTGCAGATGCAGGAGCTGTCGATCTTCACCGTGGCCGGCAAGCCGCAGACGCGCTCGGCCGAGCCCCATGCCCATGTCTATATCCGCGCGCCCTATGGCGCCTTCGCGACCAGGGACGGGTCGATCATCGTCTCCTTCCCAAGTCTCAAGAAGTTCGGCGGCCTGATCGGCGAAGACTCCTTCCTGACCATGGAGGACGAGACGGACTCCTGGACCCGGCGCGACGAGATCTTCGCCAAGACGCGCGAACGGCTGAAGACCCGGACCAGCGCCGAATGGCTCGAGCTCTTTGCCGCCAACGACATCTGGGCGGGCCCGGTCTATGGCTATGAGGACCTGGTCAAGGATCCGCAGATCGAGCTCAACGGCACCTTCGTCGAGTATGACCATCCGACCGAGGGCCATGTGAAGACGCCGGGCTTCCCGATCAAGTTTTCCAAGGCGCCCTCGACCGTCGAGCGCGGAGCGCCGCTGGCGGGCCAGCATACGCGCGAGATCCTGAAAGCCGCCGGCTATGACGATGCGCGGATCGATGCGTTGATGAAGTCGGGCGCGCTCGCCGAAACCAAAGTCTAGCCATGCCGGCCTACCGGGGGCTGACCTGGGATCATCCGCGCGGCTACAAGGCGCTGCAGGCGGCGGCCGCGCGGCTTGACGAGGCGCGCGACGGTCTGAAGATCCACTGGGACCGCCAGCCGCTCGAGGGCTTCGAATCCCATCCGATCGACGATCTCTGCCGCCGCTACGACATCGTCGTGCTCGACCATCCGCATATCGGCGAGGCCGTCGCGAAACGCTGCCTGCAGCCGCTTGAATCCATCTTCGTAGGCGACGAGATCGCGGCCTGGGGACGGGACACGATTGGACCCTGCCTGACCAGCTATCGCTATGCCGGTTCCCATTGGGCGCTGCCGCTGGATGCGGCGACGCAAGTGATGGCGCTGCGCCCCGATCTCCTGGATCGCGACCCGCCGCGGAGCTGGGCGGAGATGCTGGCTCTGCCGGCGAACATTCCGCTCTGTCTCTCACTTGCCGGTCCCCATGCGATCCTGAGCCTCATGTCGATGTCGGTCGCGCTGGGCGAGGTGCCGGGCGCCGGCGATCCGAGCCGGTTCCTGGCGGCCCGGGCGGTGGCGGCGGCGCTGGATATCCTGCGGCCCTTGAGCGAGCGCAGCCTGCCGGCGGCGCGCGACCTCAATCCGATAGGGATCCTGAACCGGATGGCCGCGGGCGACGATCTGGTGCTCTGCCCGCTGGTCTATGGCTATGTGAATTATTCGGCGCCGCGCGATCCGAAGGCCAAGCGCGTCGCTTTCCATGATGCGCCCGCGGCCAAGCCCGGGGGCCGGCCCGGCTCGACCCTGGGCGGCACTGGGATCGCCATCAGCACGCGCTGCCAGGTTTCACCGGCGCTGCTCGATCATCTCCGCTGGCTGATAGGTCCCGAGGCCCAGACTGGATTCATCCCGGCCAACGAGGGGCAACCCAGCCGTCGCGAATCCTGGCAGGATGCGGGCGTCAACGCCGCCTGGGGTGATTTCTACCGGAACAGTGCCCGGACCCTGGAGCAGGCCTGGGTCCGGCCCCGCTTCGATGGCTATATCGCGTTCCAGACGCAAGCCTCGGCGATCCTGCGGGAGGGGCTGGACGAACGCCAGCCCGCAGCCGGGATCGCCGGGCGGTTACAGGATTGCTACACCGCCTTGCGCCCAACAGGCGCCGAACTCTGACGGGGTCGAACGATGGACGAGAACATCCTCTGCACGGTCGAAAACCAGGTCGCGATCATCACCTTGAACCGGCCGGCGAAGCTCAACGCCATGACGCCGGAGATGATCCAGTCGATCATCGCGGCGACCGATCGCTGCAACCGCGACGACAATGTGCGCGTCGTGATCGTGACCGGAGCCGGGGAGAAGTCCTTCTGCGCCGGCTCCGACATCCGCGAGCTCGATACCTATCCCACACCCTGGGCCTTCCGCTCGCGCCCCGACTATTGCGACGCGGTGCGCAGGCTGGTGAAGCCTTCGATCGCCGCGGTCAATGGCTATGCCTTCGGCGGCGGGCTCGAGACGGCCATGAGCTGCGACATCCGGATCTGCTCGCCCAATGCGCGCTTCGCGGCGCCCGAGATCAAGCTGGGCTGGATCGGCGGCGGCGGCATGGCGGTCAACCTCGCCCATGCGGTCGGGCCGTCGAACGCGGCCCTCATGATCATGACCGGCGATCCGATCGAAGCCGAGAAGGCGCTGGCCTGGGGCCTGGTCAGCGAGGTCGTGGCGTCGGACAAGCTGATGGCCCGGGCGCGCGAGATCGCCGCCGCCATCGCGGCGCGGGCCCCGATCGCCGCCGAGACCGCCAAGCTCAATCTGCGTGCGGCCTTCTCGATGCCGCTCGACAAGGCGATCGAATATGAGCGCGATCTTCAGACCGTCTGCTTCGCGACCGAGGACGCGACGGAAGGCCGCCAGGCCTTCAAGGAAAAGCGCGTGCCCGTCTTCAGGCGGCGCTGAGGACCGATCATGAGCCATCCCCTGCCGTTGAGCCTGTCGGTCGCGACCACCCTGCCGGAGGATGCGGGATCGGCGACCCTGATCGGCCGTATCTGGCGGCCCGAGGTCGAGGGACCGTCCGTCGTGCGGCTCGAGGGCGAGACGCTGCTCGATATCACCAAGGCTTTCCCGACGGTCTCGCAGCTCTGCGAGGAGAAGGACCCGGCCAGGGCCGCGAAGGCAGCCAAGGGCGAGCGGGTAGGAAGTCTCGCCGATATCCTGGCCAACACCCCGACCGATCGCCAGGACACGACCAAGCCGTCGCTGCTGGCGCCGATCGACCTGCAGGCGGTCAAGGCCTCGGGCGTCACCTTCGTGACCTCGCTGATCGAGCGCGTCATCGAGGAACAGGCGCGGGGCGCGCCCGAACGCGCGGCTGCCGTCCGGTCCGAGATCCTCGCCGCCATCGGCAGCGATCTGCGGTCGTTGAAGCCCGGTTCGCCCGCGGCGGCGGCGCTCAAGGAACTGCTCATCAAAAAGGGCATCTGGTCGCAATATCTCGAGGTCGGGATCGGGCCCGATGCCGAGATCTTCACCAAGGCCCAGCCGATGGCCTCGGTCGGCCATGGCGCCGAGATCGGCATCCATCCGGGCTCGAGCTGGAACAATCCCGAGCCGGAAGTGGTGCTGGCGGTTTCCTCGGCAGGCCGCATCGTCGGTGCCACGCTCGGCAACGA
The nucleotide sequence above comes from Hypericibacter terrae. Encoded proteins:
- a CDS encoding fumarylacetoacetate hydrolase family protein, whose protein sequence is MSHPLPLSLSVATTLPEDAGSATLIGRIWRPEVEGPSVVRLEGETLLDITKAFPTVSQLCEEKDPARAAKAAKGERVGSLADILANTPTDRQDTTKPSLLAPIDLQAVKASGVTFVTSLIERVIEEQARGAPERAAAVRSEILAAIGSDLRSLKPGSPAAAALKELLIKKGIWSQYLEVGIGPDAEIFTKAQPMASVGHGAEIGIHPGSSWNNPEPEVVLAVSSAGRIVGATLGNDVNLRDFEGRSALLLGKAKDNNASSAIGPFLRLFDGGFSLDHVRKAHIGLRVEGPDQFRLQGGSSISEISRDPEELVEQLIGAYHQYPDGVVLYLGTMFAPIQDRRGPGQGFTHEIGDIVTISTPTLGSLTNRVTTSDKAPAWRFGATQLMRNLAKRGLL
- a CDS encoding enoyl-CoA hydratase/isomerase family protein; protein product: MDENILCTVENQVAIITLNRPAKLNAMTPEMIQSIIAATDRCNRDDNVRVVIVTGAGEKSFCAGSDIRELDTYPTPWAFRSRPDYCDAVRRLVKPSIAAVNGYAFGGGLETAMSCDIRICSPNARFAAPEIKLGWIGGGGMAVNLAHAVGPSNAALMIMTGDPIEAEKALAWGLVSEVVASDKLMARAREIAAAIAARAPIAAETAKLNLRAAFSMPLDKAIEYERDLQTVCFATEDATEGRQAFKEKRVPVFRRR
- a CDS encoding SDR family NAD(P)-dependent oxidoreductase; amino-acid sequence: MTLKGKTVLYTGAAGGLGHDTSMAMAAAGARVIAIDSDPVKAERLANSAKHAGPGSIVLEAIDLSDLKGLARRLAEIAKREGGFDIVINNAAIYPSKPFEQYTIEEHQAVQRVNVDAGIVCVQTALPDMKHKGWGRIVNISSVTFYGGWALLSPYVASKAALVGLTRAWAREFGPHGITVNAIAPGAFPTDAEKIHPDPEGYTRFVLDHQALKRRGSAADIANAILFLISDQSSFITGQTLNVDGGWVMH
- a CDS encoding CaiB/BaiF CoA transferase family protein, with amino-acid sequence MGILTGYRVLDCSIAMAGPFAAQRLGDLGADVVKVEPVTGEWQRHVSAGGAKGNRINVSFLSLNRNKRSIAVDLKSAEGKAVLMDLVRTADVFLQNYRPGVAKRLGVDYESLSKINPRLIYVSMSGYGETGPYINKPGQDLVLQGMSGAMLSAGREGEAPTPAGQYLVDAVTAYTAFEGALAALLHRERTGEGQLVTVNMLDAITTLQMQELSIFTVAGKPQTRSAEPHAHVYIRAPYGAFATRDGSIIVSFPSLKKFGGLIGEDSFLTMEDETDSWTRRDEIFAKTRERLKTRTSAEWLELFAANDIWAGPVYGYEDLVKDPQIELNGTFVEYDHPTEGHVKTPGFPIKFSKAPSTVERGAPLAGQHTREILKAAGYDDARIDALMKSGALAETKV
- a CDS encoding aldose 1-epimerase family protein, encoding MVQLFGRSYTRREVAAHAGMLSQFAGVRLMTLGDGVERDIRMLEFRTGSGLRFTVLLDRAFDVADCEYKGQAIGWNSPSGFRHPGLHEYEGEGGLAWLRSFSGLVVTCGLDHILFMHEDKSDHYHYVHRKSVNSSIHGRISTTPGKLIAYGEQWDGDECTLFCEGVIQQSAVFGEDLHLIRRIEAKLGASEFTIQDRVVNHGFYRTPHMFCYHINIGHPVLSEGSRYLAPVAHTVWAAHAEDYKKQEVGYRRLPGPRHNFHEQVWQHAMAADAAGQVPVAIVNDALGLGFLVETNKNEFPCQFQWQNFQEGQYAIGIEPSTNHVYGKSFAQERGELIWLEHGEEKRYKTRFAVLDGAQALAAAEKRITAIARQPDSDYPDPSNRWDPIAGRGKSAGVPA
- a CDS encoding sugar phosphate isomerase/epimerase family protein, whose translation is MIQVGIFSGYFPYTLKEQAQKIRAHGFNTVQLDLAFKDIDFSTPESITKEKAKTVRETFRDHDLPICCISGYTNITHPNPAERKKRLDYLKAIIRNARNFGSPYVISETGTFNTESDWVAHPKNKTEEGFQECKAVIKELSQIAYDHGAQFLLETYVNNVVGSVEETVRLFAEVDHPGLGLLMDPTNYFESHNIEKMDGVLKQIFDTLSDKIRISHAKDVKRSGGDKSEKHADIDASESHTFRGVGEIELPAPGLGSLNYDYYLKRLSEKHPNIPIIIEHLDETDVPRAKKFIDGRLRANGV
- a CDS encoding extracellular solute-binding protein, whose amino-acid sequence is MPAYRGLTWDHPRGYKALQAAAARLDEARDGLKIHWDRQPLEGFESHPIDDLCRRYDIVVLDHPHIGEAVAKRCLQPLESIFVGDEIAAWGRDTIGPCLTSYRYAGSHWALPLDAATQVMALRPDLLDRDPPRSWAEMLALPANIPLCLSLAGPHAILSLMSMSVALGEVPGAGDPSRFLAARAVAAALDILRPLSERSLPAARDLNPIGILNRMAAGDDLVLCPLVYGYVNYSAPRDPKAKRVAFHDAPAAKPGGRPGSTLGGTGIAISTRCQVSPALLDHLRWLIGPEAQTGFIPANEGQPSRRESWQDAGVNAAWGDFYRNSARTLEQAWVRPRFDGYIAFQTQASAILREGLDERQPAAGIAGRLQDCYTALRPTGAEL